The following are encoded together in the Eptesicus fuscus isolate TK198812 chromosome 16, DD_ASM_mEF_20220401, whole genome shotgun sequence genome:
- the LGALSL gene encoding galectin-related protein, with protein sequence MPPRAGAVRLLAPFIFAQRQQRPEAESSSTGQSPSGQRRPPPTSGPAPPLPSLPHLPGLPAGSARGAPGVRARACPRGCARPSHPRTRAPARRRTAPGSPPARRVPRPPPPASSRAPAALCKKMAGSVADSDAVVKLDDGPLNNSLGSPVQADVYFPRLIVPFCGHIKGGMRPGKKVLVMGIVDLNPESFAISLTCGDSEDPPADVAIELKAVFTDRQLLRNSCISGERGEEQSAIPYFPFIPDQPFRVEILCEHPRFRVFVDGHQLFDFYHRVQTLSAIDTIKINGDLQITKLG encoded by the exons ATGCCGCCCAGGGCCGGCGCGGTGCGGCTCCTGGCACCTTTCATCTTCGCGCAGCGACAGCAGCGCCCTGAGGCGGAAAGCAGCTCGACTGGCCAGTCGCCGTCCGGGCAGCGGCGGCCACCTCCGACCTCGGGACCGGCGccgcctctcccttccctcccccacctcccgggCCTGCCTGCCGGGTCGGCGCGGGGGGCCCCCGGCGTACGCGCGCGCGCGTGCCCGCGTGGGTGTGCGCGCCCGAGCCATCCTCGGacccgcgcccccgcccggcgCAGGACCGCCCCGGGATCCCCGCCCGCGCGCCGCGTCCCACGGCCCCCGCCACCGGCCTCCAGCCGTGCACCCGCCGCACTCTGCAAGAAGATGGCGGGATCGGTGGCCGACAGCGATGCCGTAGTG AAACTAGATGATGGACCTTTAAACAACTCCTTGGGCTCTCCAGTTCAAGCCGACGTGTACTTCCCACGACTg ATAGTTCCATTTTGTGGGCATATTAAAGGTGGCATGAGACCGGGCAAGAAGGTGTTAGTGATGGGCATCGTTGACCTCAACCCTGAGAG TTTTGCCATCAGCTTGACCTGCGGTGACTCAGAAGATCCTCCAGCTGATGTGGCAATTGAACTCAAAGCTGTGTTCACAGACCGGCAGCTACTCAGAAATTCTTGTATATCTGGCGAAAGGGGTGAAGAACAATCAGCTATCCCTTACTTTCCATTCATCCCAGACCAGCCATTCAGG GTGGAAATTCTCTGCGAGCACCCACGTTTCAGAGTGTTTGTGGATGGACATCAACTCTTTGATTTTTACCACCGCGTTCAAACGTTATCTGCAATTGACACCATAAAGATAAACGGGGACCTCCAGATCACCAAGCTTGGCTGA